CAGAGCGCCGAATCCGCAGACAAATCGAAGTCTGCCGAGAACTCTTCGGAAGATTCGAAGGAGTCCTAAGCAGGACTGAAGTGGGTTTTCGCCCATGGATATAAGCACGCAACAGCGCATCGAACTTGAGCACCTCCTGCTCCAGCGGGAGGGGGCGTACGCGCGTGTGCACCAGGCGGAAGCCGAAATTCATAAAATCTTCGGGGAGGAGTTTCCGCTGCCGCCTCCGCCCGAAGACGTGGCCACCGGACCGGTCACGAAAAAGAAAACCCGCAAGAAGCGGGTGGCCGCGAAGAAAAAAGCCGTGCCCAAGATCCGCACCCTCGACCCGGACGAGAGTGCCTACCGCATCATCTTCCTCCAGGAGGGCAGCGAAGTCGAGGAAGTCCACACGGATCGCAAAGCGATCCAAAACCTCTTCAAGACCGGCGCCGCCGATGAGGCTGTGGTCCGAATCGAAACCCTCGATGCCTCTGGATCGACGGTGGAGCGCATCTACGAGCGAGAAGAGGGGTAGTTGTCCGATTCCCAGGGACGGCGGGGCTGCGCGCCACGCTCATCCGCCTCACTGCAATCGAGTCCCCAGTTTTCCGCGTATAGAGCGCGGACCGCGGATTTCAATCCGCCCCGTTGGAAGAGCCGCGTGGGAGAGGAGATTTTGCCGCGGAAAAGCGCAAAGAGTCAGATAAGAGAAGAGGGGAGGGCAGAGATCCGTCTCTGCCGCGTCATTGGAAACCGAGTGCTGACCTCTTTCGGCTTTTGCCCGAGAAAGTTGCCCATCGGGATTACTCCCAGGCTGTATCGACTTCGAGCGCGCGGTAGAAGCGGGACTTGTCGAGAAGGGGAAGCGATTGAGTCTCCGGAGGTCCATCGTCGAGCCACTGGACGGACCAGCCCGACGCGTAGATGGCGGGGAGAACGGTTTCCCAGATCATTAGATCTTCCGAGAACTGGATGTAATATTTCCCGCCGGGCTTTGCGTTGAAATCGATCAGGATGGAGCCGCCCGGGAGGGGAGTGATTGAGGTGATCTTAAAGGGCTCCGGGTTCGAACGGGTGAGCCGGGCTCCGGCTGCGTCGAGAATGCTGGATGGGACCTGGGATTCGTTGGAGATGAAGAAATTCAGGTCGTAGGTCATTCGGGTGGGATATTTCACCCCGTCAAAGGTGTAGGGGCAGATGTCGAAAAATTGGTAGTCCCCGAAGTAGTTTTCCGTGTAGTGGATATCGCCGAAGGTCCGGCATCCGCCCGTATCGCTACCGTAGGAAATCTTCAGGTCGGTGAGAAGGCTGAGGACGTCCTGCATCTCGTTGGCGAGGGCGACCGGCTGGAAGATGCTTCCGCCGAGCGGACCTTGGCCAAAGTCGATGTAGCCGGGAGGGTTGTCGAAGGAGACATTGTTGCGAAGGGTGATGTAGCGGCTTCCGCCATCGGTGTAAAAAATGTTGCCACCCCCGTCGGGACGCTTGTTGCTGGCGACGTTGCCCTCGATGAGCATCCCGTTGGCGAGGTCAGGGCCTTGGCGGCCGAGGGTGTAGATGGCTCCGCCGTCCCAGACCGTTTCGATGAAGTTCTCGATGCGATTGTTCATCACGCGGTTTCCTCGGTTGGCGGTGAGGGTGGTGAAGGTGCCCCACTGGCCCGGGCAGGCGTTGGGGGCGCCGACATAGGTCGAGCCGTCGAAGGGGTCCAAAAGTCCCCAGCCCCAGCCGAGTGCGATGGCCGACCAAGGAGTGTGGGTGATGGTGTTCTCGAGGATGGAGGTCCGCTCGGTGAAACCGACAAAGATCCCGGCGGCATCGACGTAATCTTTCCCGGTGTGGGTGATCAGGTTGTTGGAGACCGCGTTGTCGCTCGTGTATCCGGCCGCATTCTCCGGGCGGGCATCGAGCTTCTGCACGCCGCCAATCTGGATCGCCGCGGAGGAGATGTCGGTGAAGATGTTGCTGTCGACGGTGTTGTTCTGGCTGCCGCGGCCGAAGTCGAGGGCCACGCCGCCGAGATGGGCAAAGATGCTGTTGCGGAATTCGATGTCGTGGGCGTAGCGGAAACTAAGGTTTCCCGGCGTGCGCGTGACGGTCTCCACATGTCCGCTGAAGTTCGTCGGGTTGGAATCGCCGGTGACGTGGAATCCGCTCTGGTCGCAGATGTAGCCTTCGCCGTTCTGGCTCGGTCCGAGCCAGGTCGAGTA
The sequence above is drawn from the Puniceicoccus vermicola genome and encodes:
- a CDS encoding right-handed parallel beta-helix repeat-containing protein; this encodes MDLMFCCRSFAFLVSSVLAVVSPSPLAADFWVSPLGDDSNPGSESEPFLTLERAKLAVRDLLPTQSQDLHVNLYGGVYRLASPLILTDADSGQNGFDVVYRAVTDEIPVIVGSIPVDGWTLVDSDLGIYGAAVPDGVQSRQFFVNEQRTVRARTIDYPASFVPKFQPDHLPDPTCGNPDRTVPVTGGGGIEYIVDPLNPEAWRDPTTWTNQSQIEAVIITQWKSMRCLIDEVTEDPGILNDNSKLIKMQTPGWWNANMFRNAGDSTKGKGDDPSDVGQPGMWSFFEVTYFENAYQFLNEPGEWYLDETADVIYYIPRVGEDIATIDAELPVIETLIQGHGSDLSPVANVRIENLTFSYSTWLGPSQNGEGYICDQSGFHVTGDSNPTNFSGHVETVTRTPGNLSFRYAHDIEFRNSIFAHLGGVALDFGRGSQNNTVDSNIFTDISSAAIQIGGVQKLDARPENAAGYTSDNAVSNNLITHTGKDYVDAAGIFVGFTERTSILENTITHTPWSAIALGWGWGLLDPFDGSTYVGAPNACPGQWGTFTTLTANRGNRVMNNRIENFIETVWDGGAIYTLGRQGPDLANGMLIEGNVASNKRPDGGGNIFYTDGGSRYITLRNNVSFDNPPGYIDFGQGPLGGSIFQPVALANEMQDVLSLLTDLKISYGSDTGGCRTFGDIHYTENYFGDYQFFDICPYTFDGVKYPTRMTYDLNFFISNESQVPSSILDAAGARLTRSNPEPFKITSITPLPGGSILIDFNAKPGGKYYIQFSEDLMIWETVLPAIYASGWSVQWLDDGPPETQSLPLLDKSRFYRALEVDTAWE